A portion of the Streptomyces platensis genome contains these proteins:
- a CDS encoding DUF6214 family protein has product MEWPTWELQAHGSAAPAPDPAAPGDPAGSAGPGCPLPRLDPLGPWCSARLTFADGARVEVLVTVSDDHITVEDVRADPPLTLDGLADLGRWIAGPLDDAFRAATGQPRKTRPTPRQAGPADIAPERGGGPERGRGPQAGPPPEPGRGAATDPLRGSRPGAPQGPTRHARPTSGSAPAGEPEPAAMAAGAEAAAGAEAAAGAAERAPRTTDEATGAGAAGAGASEAGPTGARGATGLGQGEGVRHRTAPDSGIGHPADPSAAPSTDSPAEPSGQPSCEQPNEQSCEQSSGRPAPAEACVPAASSTSPAGSSTPPDAAEPSPSSPSAPPAERARSAVLARTRAGERRKIAADAYRQAQREGRDPVLAVMHATGRNRRRSLRLIAGARDEGLLTPRHNKR; this is encoded by the coding sequence TTGGAGTGGCCCACGTGGGAGCTTCAGGCGCACGGCTCCGCCGCGCCCGCTCCCGACCCCGCCGCCCCCGGCGATCCGGCCGGCTCCGCCGGTCCCGGATGCCCGCTGCCCCGGCTCGACCCGCTGGGCCCGTGGTGCAGCGCCCGGCTGACCTTCGCCGACGGCGCCCGGGTCGAGGTCCTCGTGACGGTCTCCGACGACCACATCACCGTCGAGGACGTACGCGCCGACCCGCCGCTGACCCTCGACGGCCTCGCCGACCTCGGCCGCTGGATCGCGGGCCCCCTCGACGACGCCTTCCGGGCGGCCACCGGGCAGCCGCGGAAGACCCGGCCCACACCACGGCAGGCCGGCCCGGCGGACATCGCACCGGAACGGGGCGGAGGACCGGAACGGGGCAGAGGGCCGCAGGCCGGGCCGCCACCGGAGCCGGGACGCGGTGCGGCGACCGACCCGCTGCGGGGCTCGCGGCCGGGGGCGCCGCAGGGGCCGACACGACACGCCCGGCCCACGAGTGGTTCGGCGCCGGCGGGCGAGCCGGAACCGGCGGCGATGGCGGCCGGGGCGGAGGCAGCAGCAGGAGCGGAGGCGGCGGCCGGGGCGGCGGAGCGCGCACCGCGTACGACGGACGAGGCGACGGGGGCGGGCGCGGCGGGGGCGGGTGCGTCGGAAGCAGGGCCGACGGGCGCGAGGGGCGCGACGGGGCTCGGCCAGGGTGAGGGCGTACGGCACCGGACGGCACCGGACTCCGGCATCGGCCACCCCGCCGACCCGTCTGCGGCCCCGTCCACCGACTCTCCTGCAGAGCCGAGCGGTCAGCCGAGCTGCGAACAGCCCAATGAGCAGTCCTGTGAGCAGAGCTCAGGGCGGCCCGCCCCCGCCGAGGCATGCGTGCCCGCCGCGTCCTCGACGTCCCCCGCCGGGTCCTCGACGCCTCCCGACGCCGCGGAGCCGTCTCCGTCGTCCCCCTCCGCCCCACCGGCCGAGCGTGCCCGCTCCGCCGTTCTCGCCCGGACGCGGGCCGGTGAGCGACGCAAGATCGCCGCGGACGCGTACCGGCAGGCGCAGCGGGAGGGGCGCGATCCGGTGCTGGCCGTCATGCACGCCACCGGCCGTAACCGCCGGAGGTCGCTGCGGCTGATCGCCGGCGCCCGCGACGAGGGGCTGCTGACGCCACGTCACAACAAGCGTTAG
- a CDS encoding DUF305 domain-containing protein — MVRRTGRCAVKRPRRASVLVAAGCGPVLALALALSGCSADDDAKASAADGPKVLAPGRPGESARILTSDEAKKARRDDSPNPADLAYVQMMIPHHQQALVMTDLAKRYADSGQVGRLAGRIAAAQGLEIGAMKGWLSSHGGDHEAGGHPHHDGEMPGMATADELDRLRAARGARFDALFLKLMTAHHQGAVFMATEVLSEGNNALVEEMASEVIAQQGAEIGRMRRIQAELTP, encoded by the coding sequence ATGGTCCGGCGGACAGGAAGGTGTGCGGTGAAGCGTCCCAGGAGAGCGAGCGTCCTCGTCGCGGCCGGCTGTGGGCCGGTGCTGGCCCTCGCCCTTGCTCTGAGCGGCTGTTCGGCCGATGACGACGCCAAGGCGAGCGCAGCGGACGGACCGAAGGTGCTGGCGCCGGGCAGGCCGGGGGAATCGGCCCGGATCCTCACCTCCGACGAGGCCAAGAAGGCGCGCCGCGACGACTCCCCCAACCCTGCGGACCTCGCCTACGTCCAGATGATGATCCCGCACCACCAGCAGGCGCTGGTGATGACGGACCTGGCGAAGCGGTATGCCGACAGCGGGCAGGTGGGACGGCTGGCGGGGCGGATCGCCGCTGCCCAAGGGCTGGAAATCGGCGCCATGAAGGGCTGGTTGAGCAGCCATGGCGGGGATCACGAGGCGGGCGGGCACCCGCACCACGACGGGGAGATGCCGGGGATGGCGACCGCCGACGAGCTCGACCGGCTGCGGGCGGCACGCGGCGCGCGGTTCGACGCGCTCTTTCTGAAGTTGATGACCGCCCACCACCAGGGGGCGGTCTTCATGGCGACGGAAGTGCTCTCGGAGGGCAACAACGCGCTGGTGGAGGAGATGGCGAGCGAGGTCATCGCACAGCAGGGCGCCGAGATCGGGCGGATGCGGCGGATCCAGGCCGAGTTGACGCCCTGA
- a CDS encoding LVIVD repeat-containing protein translates to MTSLHRPRVRRRSLGAVTAALGLAAALLVAGPAAATPDPGDHPSAAQKVSRGQEADTRAAIRNGEIPGVDEVVHSDNVRPLAHLPKQALQGTNSDLAFQGKYAFAGNYDGFVIYDISRPAAPRTVSQVLCPGSQNDISVSGNLLFLSTDSSRSDNSCASTTQPATEKSSWEGIKVFDISDKKHPRYVAAVETACGSHTHTLLPEGRNVYVYVSSYAPSEAFPDCRPPHDGISVVKVPRAAPEKAAVIGFPVLFPDGGNPGGPANPGVSQTTGCHDITTFPKLKLAAGACMGDGILMDLLNPAAPKVIDRVQDNVNFAFWHSATFNERGNKVVFTDELGGGAAATCNEQTGPNRGADGIYDITGKGSHRKLVFKSYYKIPRHQADTENCVAHNGSLIPARNRDLMVQAWYQGGVSVWDFTDSAHPKEIGYFERGPLSTDSLVTGGAWSAYYYNGHVYSNDIAKGFDILALDDRRTDSAKSVRLRELNAQTQPDYR, encoded by the coding sequence GTGACGTCGTTGCACAGACCCCGCGTGCGGCGCAGATCCCTCGGAGCGGTGACCGCGGCCCTCGGGCTCGCGGCCGCTCTCCTCGTGGCCGGACCGGCGGCCGCGACCCCCGACCCCGGCGATCACCCCTCCGCCGCCCAGAAGGTGAGCCGCGGTCAGGAGGCGGACACCCGGGCCGCGATCAGGAACGGCGAGATACCCGGCGTGGACGAGGTCGTGCACAGCGACAACGTCCGCCCGCTGGCACACCTCCCCAAGCAGGCGCTCCAGGGCACCAACTCGGACCTCGCCTTCCAGGGGAAGTACGCGTTCGCCGGCAACTACGACGGCTTCGTGATCTACGACATCTCCCGGCCCGCGGCCCCCAGGACCGTGAGCCAGGTGCTCTGTCCCGGGTCGCAGAACGACATCTCGGTCTCCGGCAACCTGCTCTTCCTGTCCACGGACTCCTCGCGCAGCGACAACTCCTGCGCCAGCACCACCCAGCCGGCGACGGAGAAGTCCTCCTGGGAGGGCATCAAGGTCTTCGACATCAGCGACAAGAAGCACCCCCGCTACGTCGCCGCCGTCGAGACCGCCTGCGGCTCGCACACCCACACGCTGCTCCCCGAGGGCCGCAACGTCTACGTCTATGTCTCGTCGTACGCACCCAGCGAGGCATTCCCCGACTGCCGGCCGCCGCACGACGGCATCTCCGTCGTCAAGGTCCCGCGTGCCGCACCCGAGAAGGCCGCCGTCATCGGCTTCCCCGTGCTCTTCCCGGACGGCGGCAACCCCGGCGGCCCCGCCAACCCGGGGGTTTCGCAGACCACCGGCTGTCATGACATCACCACCTTCCCGAAGCTGAAGCTGGCCGCCGGCGCCTGCATGGGCGACGGCATCCTCATGGATCTGTTGAACCCGGCAGCGCCCAAGGTCATCGACCGGGTCCAGGACAACGTCAACTTCGCGTTCTGGCACTCGGCCACCTTCAACGAACGAGGAAACAAGGTGGTGTTCACCGATGAGCTGGGCGGTGGCGCGGCGGCCACCTGCAACGAGCAGACCGGGCCGAACCGCGGTGCCGACGGCATCTACGACATCACCGGCAAGGGCAGCCATCGCAAGCTCGTCTTCAAGAGCTACTACAAGATCCCGCGCCACCAGGCCGACACCGAGAACTGCGTAGCCCACAACGGTTCGCTGATCCCGGCCAGGAACCGCGATCTCATGGTCCAGGCGTGGTACCAGGGCGGCGTCTCCGTCTGGGACTTCACCGACTCCGCGCACCCGAAGGAGATCGGCTACTTCGAACGTGGTCCGCTCTCCACGGACTCACTGGTCACCGGCGGTGCCTGGTCCGCGTACTACTACAACGGCCACGTCTACTCCAACGACATCGCCAAGGGCTTCGACATCCTCGCCCTCGACGACCGGCGGACGGACAGCGCCAAGTCGGTACGGCTCCGGGAACTCAACGCCCAGACCCAGCCCGACTACCGCTGA
- a CDS encoding TetR/AcrR family transcriptional regulator, with the protein MSPRSASVNEELRRRSRERLLQATVELVGEHGYEATRLADIAREAGVARGLVSYYFPGKRQLLQSAVHRLMHRTLQAALERAPRPSGPEAGQELMARAIDAILGLAHEHPLLMRTHMAGILTAEGFIQCPEQQRLAQLLRETVVAYGSSDPDADYPLLRALLMGSVVAMLLPGAAMPRARLRTELFQRYGLVWEWGVPPDEGPPGGTRIPGPVRDGQR; encoded by the coding sequence ATGTCCCCCCGCAGCGCATCGGTCAATGAAGAATTGCGGCGGCGCTCCCGTGAGCGGCTGCTCCAGGCGACGGTCGAGCTGGTGGGCGAGCACGGCTACGAGGCGACGCGGCTCGCGGACATCGCCCGGGAGGCGGGGGTCGCGCGGGGGCTGGTCTCCTACTACTTCCCCGGCAAGCGGCAGTTGCTCCAGTCCGCCGTGCACCGGCTGATGCATCGCACGCTCCAGGCCGCGCTGGAGCGGGCCCCGCGGCCGAGCGGACCGGAGGCGGGGCAGGAGCTGATGGCGCGGGCCATCGACGCGATCCTGGGGCTGGCGCATGAGCATCCGCTGCTGATGCGGACGCATATGGCGGGGATCCTGACGGCCGAGGGGTTCATCCAGTGCCCCGAGCAGCAGCGGCTGGCGCAGTTGCTGCGGGAGACGGTCGTGGCGTACGGCTCGTCCGATCCCGATGCCGACTATCCGTTGCTGCGGGCCCTGTTGATGGGGTCGGTGGTGGCGATGCTGCTGCCGGGAGCGGCCATGCCGCGGGCGCGGCTGCGTACCGAGCTGTTCCAGCGGTACGGGCTGGTATGGGAGTGGGGAGTCCCGCCGGACGAGGGACCGCCCGGCGGGACGCGGATACCGGGACCGGTGCGGGACGGTCAGCGGTAG
- a CDS encoding SDR family NAD(P)-dependent oxidoreductase, with amino-acid sequence MSAQSFAGKVVLITGAGSGIGAATADRFARDGATVIAVGRTEEKLRKTVAAAPAGSTIVARVADVSDEAAVTALVEGVVSDHGRLDVLVNNAAAATAGTVEQTDTASWRQVMNVVADGVFYMSRAALPHLRAVGGNIVNVGSASGLGGDWGLAAYNAAKGAVVNLTNAMALDHAAEGVRVNAVHPSLTATEVAAPILENESTLAAFRQRIPMQRPAEPQEVADVIAFLAGHDARFVNGVHLPVDGGLRASSGQPRMF; translated from the coding sequence ATGAGCGCGCAGAGCTTCGCCGGCAAGGTCGTTCTCATCACCGGCGCCGGGTCCGGCATCGGGGCAGCTACGGCGGACCGTTTCGCACGCGACGGCGCCACCGTGATCGCGGTCGGGCGTACCGAGGAGAAGTTGCGCAAGACGGTCGCTGCGGCGCCCGCCGGTTCGACGATCGTCGCGCGCGTGGCGGATGTCTCCGACGAAGCGGCGGTCACGGCTCTCGTCGAGGGAGTGGTCAGTGACCACGGCCGGCTGGATGTGCTGGTCAACAACGCCGCCGCAGCCACGGCCGGAACCGTCGAGCAGACCGACACCGCCAGCTGGCGGCAGGTCATGAACGTAGTGGCCGACGGTGTCTTCTACATGTCGAGAGCCGCACTGCCGCATCTGCGCGCCGTCGGCGGCAACATCGTGAACGTCGGCTCGGCCTCCGGTCTCGGCGGTGACTGGGGGCTGGCCGCCTATAACGCGGCGAAGGGCGCGGTGGTCAACCTCACCAATGCCATGGCGCTCGACCATGCCGCCGAAGGCGTACGGGTCAATGCGGTCCACCCGAGCCTCACCGCCACGGAGGTGGCCGCGCCCATCCTCGAAAACGAGTCGACTCTCGCCGCATTCCGGCAGCGCATTCCCATGCAGCGCCCGGCCGAGCCCCAGGAAGTCGCCGACGTCATCGCATTCCTGGCCGGCCACGACGCCCGATTCGTCAATGGCGTCCATCTCCCGGTCGACGGCGGACTCCGCGCCTCCTCCGGACAGCCCCGTATGTTCTGA
- a CDS encoding HSP90 family protein, with the protein MTADHIPHTFQVDLRGLVDLLSHHLYSSPRVYLRELLQNAVDAITARRAEEPDSPTRVRLHTEAGGLRVTDTGIGLTEADVHNLLATIGRSSKRDGLESARAGFLGQFGIGLLACFVVAEEIRVVSRSARDTAAPPVEWTARDDGSYTVRTLPGDAHPEPGTTVHLTARPGAAEWFAEEQVCTLAREFGALLPYDVRVGEEPVTDRPAVWERRYPNPAARRVALARHCHQQFGFTPLDSIDLEVPVAGVRGVAYVLPAAVSPAQRAGHRVHLKGMLLTERAEELLPDWAFFVRCVIDTDSLRPTASRESLYADETLAAVRDALGARIKDWFTGLAAGEPERLAQFLAVHHLGVKSLARHDRDVLTTMLPWLPFETTDGQLSLEEFARRHPVVHFTRTVDEYRQVAAIAAAQGIGVVNGGYTYDAELVELLPSVRPGTDVTELDADTVAAHLDPVDPAEELALSGFLAAARSKLDPLGCDVVLRTFHPVSVPALHLDDRSARQERARAEEEAQADNLWAGILGSLRGSAPRARLVLNHHNPLVRRIARIDDPELAGTAAEALYGQALLMAPRPLRPADSALLNRAFLDLLRWATHSDGQEESR; encoded by the coding sequence ATGACTGCTGATCACATACCGCACACCTTCCAGGTCGATCTCCGGGGCCTGGTGGATCTGCTCTCCCACCACCTCTACTCCAGCCCCCGGGTCTATCTGCGCGAACTGCTCCAGAACGCCGTGGACGCCATCACCGCACGCCGCGCCGAGGAACCCGACAGCCCCACTCGGGTGCGTTTGCACACGGAGGCCGGCGGACTGCGCGTCACGGACACCGGGATCGGCCTGACCGAGGCCGATGTGCACAACCTGCTGGCCACCATCGGCCGCAGCTCCAAGCGCGACGGCCTGGAGTCGGCCCGCGCCGGCTTCCTAGGTCAGTTCGGCATCGGTCTGCTGGCGTGTTTCGTCGTCGCGGAGGAGATCCGCGTCGTCAGCCGCTCCGCCCGCGACACGGCTGCCCCGCCCGTCGAGTGGACCGCCCGTGACGACGGCTCGTACACCGTCCGGACGCTGCCCGGGGACGCCCACCCCGAGCCCGGCACCACCGTGCATCTCACGGCCCGTCCCGGCGCCGCCGAATGGTTCGCCGAGGAGCAAGTGTGCACCCTGGCAAGGGAGTTCGGCGCGCTGCTGCCCTACGACGTACGGGTCGGGGAGGAGCCGGTCACCGATCGTCCGGCGGTCTGGGAACGCCGCTACCCGAACCCCGCCGCACGACGGGTCGCCCTCGCCCGCCACTGTCACCAGCAGTTCGGCTTCACCCCGCTCGACTCCATCGACCTCGAGGTGCCGGTCGCGGGTGTACGCGGTGTCGCCTACGTCCTGCCCGCCGCGGTCAGCCCCGCCCAGCGCGCCGGGCACCGGGTCCACCTCAAGGGCATGCTGCTGACCGAACGCGCCGAAGAGCTGCTGCCGGACTGGGCGTTCTTCGTCCGCTGTGTCATCGACACCGACAGCCTGCGGCCCACCGCCTCCCGCGAGAGCCTGTACGCCGACGAGACCCTCGCCGCGGTCCGGGACGCTCTCGGCGCGCGCATCAAGGACTGGTTCACCGGGCTCGCCGCCGGCGAGCCCGAGCGGCTCGCGCAGTTCCTGGCGGTGCACCACCTGGGCGTGAAGTCGCTGGCCCGGCACGACCGGGACGTGCTGACCACCATGCTGCCGTGGCTGCCCTTCGAGACCACGGACGGGCAGCTGTCCTTGGAGGAGTTCGCCCGCCGGCACCCCGTCGTGCACTTCACCCGGACCGTCGACGAGTACCGGCAGGTCGCCGCGATCGCCGCCGCCCAGGGCATCGGTGTCGTCAACGGCGGCTACACCTATGACGCCGAGCTCGTCGAGCTGCTGCCGTCGGTCCGGCCCGGCACCGACGTCACCGAACTCGACGCCGACACCGTCGCCGCCCACCTCGACCCGGTCGACCCCGCCGAGGAACTGGCCCTGTCGGGTTTCCTCGCCGCCGCCCGGAGCAAGCTCGACCCGCTCGGCTGCGACGTGGTGCTGCGCACCTTCCACCCGGTGTCCGTCCCCGCCCTCCACCTGGACGACCGCTCGGCCCGCCAGGAACGGGCCCGCGCCGAGGAAGAGGCACAGGCGGACAACTTGTGGGCCGGCATCCTCGGCAGCCTGCGCGGCAGCGCACCGCGCGCCCGGCTCGTCCTCAACCACCACAACCCGCTGGTCCGCAGGATCGCCCGGATCGACGACCCGGAACTCGCCGGGACCGCCGCCGAGGCGCTGTACGGCCAGGCCCTGCTGATGGCCCCGCGCCCGCTGCGGCCGGCCGACTCAGCACTGCTCAACCGTGCGTTCCTGGACCTGCTGCGCTGGGCCACGCACTCGGACGGCCAGGAGGAAAGCCGATGA
- a CDS encoding DUF4190 domain-containing protein: protein MTVPTPSDGRQPGDRIPDDHDPWRPPPPGTTPPPRWESYPMAPLPAPQARNGMGITALVLGIVGLVLGLLIILFWMSWLPALLAVIFGSVGMSQARRGRATNKGMALAGVILGVVGLLAAAGGAVLTVTAVKKVTDDARAKVKEVKASASASEKARHLSFGEPYTFENGLKVTVAEPKPYTPDDYVLGHAKGNKAVQVIVKVLNTGTERVKVDTGLPEVSDADGASAELLIDGSGRQKVITGYVLPGKEAIGKYAFSLPPDAADKIEVEFSPDAMEWQDAYWSGPTTG from the coding sequence ATGACCGTGCCCACTCCGTCCGACGGCCGGCAGCCCGGTGACCGGATACCGGACGACCACGACCCGTGGAGACCGCCGCCGCCCGGCACGACGCCCCCGCCCCGCTGGGAGTCGTATCCGATGGCGCCCCTGCCGGCGCCGCAGGCCCGCAACGGCATGGGCATCACGGCCCTGGTGCTCGGCATCGTCGGCCTCGTCCTCGGCCTGCTCATCATCCTGTTCTGGATGTCCTGGCTGCCGGCCCTGCTGGCCGTGATCTTCGGCTCCGTCGGGATGAGCCAGGCGCGACGCGGCCGGGCGACGAACAAGGGCATGGCACTGGCCGGTGTGATCCTGGGTGTGGTCGGCCTGCTGGCCGCGGCCGGCGGTGCCGTGCTCACCGTCACCGCGGTGAAGAAGGTCACCGACGACGCGCGCGCCAAGGTCAAGGAGGTGAAGGCCTCCGCCTCGGCGTCCGAGAAAGCCCGCCACCTCTCCTTCGGCGAGCCCTACACCTTCGAGAACGGGCTCAAGGTCACGGTCGCCGAGCCGAAGCCGTACACCCCGGACGACTACGTCCTCGGCCACGCCAAGGGCAACAAGGCCGTCCAGGTCATCGTGAAGGTGCTCAACACCGGCACCGAGCGGGTCAAGGTGGACACCGGCCTCCCCGAAGTCAGCGACGCCGACGGAGCGTCGGCGGAGCTGTTGATCGACGGCAGCGGCCGCCAGAAGGTCATCACCGGCTATGTCCTCCCCGGCAAGGAGGCCATCGGCAAGTACGCCTTCTCCCTGCCGCCCGACGCCGCCGACAAAATCGAGGTCGAATTCAGCCCCGACGCCATGGAGTGGCAGGACGCTTACTGGAGCGGGCCTACTACTGGCTGA
- a CDS encoding GOLPH3/VPS74 family protein: protein MTTPRDLLIVAMDAESGRALERGDLSLALAGAELIDLLSAEAVRLDGERIVPGYRPTLPDRLLDQAASSLVQQSPYESVDDWLWRRGHGLAAAYLSALEDDGEITREHRRWRPFGAGQTALADSPARRRAVDRWTSREAVLTTLATAAGIDAAGTGDEPVDVDDAVSTVLAAVHDAVTELEAERQRRAIEKAAFDNIWRGDGN from the coding sequence ATGACCACACCGCGGGACCTGCTGATCGTTGCCATGGACGCGGAGTCCGGTCGCGCTCTGGAGCGGGGTGACCTGTCACTCGCGCTCGCGGGAGCCGAACTGATCGATCTGCTGAGTGCTGAGGCCGTCCGACTGGACGGTGAGCGGATCGTGCCGGGTTACCGGCCGACGCTCCCGGACCGCCTGCTGGACCAGGCCGCGTCCTCGCTCGTCCAGCAGTCGCCGTACGAGTCGGTCGACGACTGGCTGTGGCGCCGGGGACACGGTCTGGCGGCGGCCTATCTGAGCGCCCTGGAGGACGACGGGGAGATCACCCGGGAACACCGCCGCTGGCGGCCCTTCGGGGCCGGGCAGACGGCGCTGGCCGATTCGCCCGCTCGTCGCCGGGCGGTGGACCGCTGGACCTCACGGGAGGCCGTCCTCACCACCCTCGCGACGGCCGCCGGGATCGACGCCGCAGGCACCGGAGACGAGCCGGTCGACGTCGACGACGCGGTGTCCACCGTGCTCGCCGCCGTCCATGACGCGGTCACGGAGCTGGAGGCGGAACGGCAGCGCCGCGCCATCGAGAAGGCCGCCTTCGACAACATCTGGCGGGGCGACGGCAACTGA
- a CDS encoding amino acid permease, with protein MSRTNTRSPQYSPEAGQNSESVLSHGLKQRHLSMIALGGVIGAGLFVGSGVGIAAAGPAIVLLFMGTGALVMLIMRMLGEMSAARPSTGSFSVHAEEEVGSWAGTTSGWMYWLMLCAGVAAEATAAGTIMHQWVSFIPAYGWVAIFMVFFCASNLTAVKNFGEFEFWFSAIKVTTIVAFLVLGLLGILGVFGDAPGTSHLTGHGGFFPTGVAGLAAGLLTTISGFAGLETVTIAAAESDNPSRNVARAVRTAVWRIAVFYIGSMAVVVTLVPWNDPKVAKNGPYVTVLDTLGIPAAGTIMQIVVLVALLSAMNANIYGSSRMAFSLVSRGQGPRFLSKVTRGVPAAAVLASCVFGFAAVIAGIVWPTTVFAWLLNIAGCSVLVVWSIVCLTQLKMRRRLEREAPEQLSVRMWAFPYLTWLTFAAILGVFAVMAASPDGRQQLIGTAAVVAALAGAGHLKQRRDQRAAATS; from the coding sequence ATGAGTCGGACAAACACCCGGTCACCCCAGTACTCCCCGGAGGCCGGGCAGAACTCCGAGTCCGTGTTGTCGCACGGCCTCAAGCAGCGCCATCTGTCGATGATCGCCCTCGGCGGGGTCATCGGCGCGGGGCTCTTCGTAGGCTCCGGAGTCGGCATCGCCGCGGCCGGACCGGCCATCGTCCTCCTCTTCATGGGTACCGGCGCGCTGGTCATGCTGATCATGCGGATGCTCGGCGAGATGTCCGCGGCCCGGCCCTCCACCGGCTCGTTCTCGGTGCATGCCGAGGAGGAGGTCGGCTCCTGGGCGGGGACCACCTCGGGCTGGATGTACTGGCTGATGCTCTGCGCCGGTGTGGCCGCCGAGGCCACCGCGGCGGGCACGATCATGCACCAGTGGGTGTCGTTCATCCCCGCCTACGGCTGGGTGGCGATCTTCATGGTGTTCTTCTGCGCCAGCAATCTGACCGCGGTCAAGAACTTCGGCGAGTTCGAGTTCTGGTTCTCCGCGATCAAGGTCACCACGATCGTCGCGTTTCTGGTGCTGGGCCTGCTCGGCATTCTCGGGGTGTTCGGCGACGCCCCCGGCACCAGCCATCTCACCGGCCACGGCGGCTTCTTCCCGACCGGTGTCGCCGGGCTCGCCGCCGGGCTGCTGACCACCATTTCCGGGTTCGCCGGTCTGGAGACCGTCACCATCGCGGCCGCCGAGTCCGACAACCCGAGCCGGAACGTCGCCCGCGCCGTCCGCACCGCCGTCTGGCGCATCGCCGTCTTCTACATCGGCTCCATGGCCGTGGTCGTCACCCTGGTGCCGTGGAACGACCCGAAGGTCGCCAAGAACGGCCCGTACGTCACCGTGCTCGACACGCTCGGCATCCCGGCGGCCGGCACGATCATGCAGATCGTGGTGCTGGTGGCGCTGCTCTCCGCGATGAACGCCAACATCTACGGCTCGTCGCGCATGGCGTTCTCGCTCGTCAGCCGCGGTCAGGGCCCGCGATTCCTGAGCAAGGTCACCAGGGGCGTGCCGGCGGCGGCGGTCCTGGCGTCCTGTGTGTTCGGCTTCGCGGCCGTGATCGCCGGGATCGTCTGGCCGACCACCGTGTTCGCCTGGCTGCTGAACATCGCCGGCTGCTCGGTGCTGGTCGTCTGGTCCATCGTCTGCCTCACCCAGCTGAAGATGCGCCGCCGTCTGGAGCGCGAGGCCCCCGAGCAGCTCTCGGTGCGGATGTGGGCCTTCCCCTATCTGACCTGGCTCACCTTCGCCGCCATCCTCGGTGTCTTCGCCGTCATGGCCGCCAGCCCGGACGGCCGTCAGCAGCTCATCGGCACGGCCGCAGTGGTGGCGGCGCTGGCCGGCGCCGGACACCTCAAGCAGCGCCGCGACCAACGGGCGGCCGCCACCAGCTGA